The following DNA comes from Halarsenatibacter silvermanii.
ATATTCGCCGCCTACCTCGGGCATCCGGCGGGACATGTATTCAGGTATGTCATTTTGAGGAGTTATCGGATAACCGAAAAAATATCGACAGCCGGCCTTGATCGCCGCTTCGGCTACAGCTTCGTTTCCTTTCATCAAAAGCTTTTCTGACATTTTTTACCCTCCCTCATATTCTATAAATTCTTTTTAGCTTAACTGCTGTTATTCCTTATAAATTTCAATGCAGACATCGGGACATATCTGGTAGCAGAGAGTGCAGCTGGTGCAATCCTCCTGATCTTCATCATCGACTTCCGCGGGATGATAACCCTGGTTGTTGATGCGGTCTTCGGCCATGCTGATAATTTCGACCGGACAGACATCTGTGCAGAGCTCACAGCCTTTACAGCATTCATCATCGATCACAACTTTTTTATTCTCCACGGCTAAATTCCTCCTCGAAGGATTATTTATTCGTACTGGCGGGCGGATTCCTGTCCCATTAACACCCGATTGGCTCCTTCAGCCAGCGATTTCATCTCCTCTTCTCCGGGATAAAGGTGAACGGGAGCTATAAATTCAACCCGTTCTTCGACCCCGCTGACAAAATCTGAAGAATGAGCTATGCCGCCGGTGAGCAAAATTGCTTCGACCGGCTCTTCGGCAGCCGGGGCCAGCGAAGCTATCTCCTTGGCCACCTGATAAACCATGGCATCAAATACCAGCTTTGCCTCATCATCTCCTTCGGCTGCTCTTTTTTCAACCTCTTTCATGTCGTTGGTGCCCAGATAACCCATCACTCCGGATTCTCCGGTCAGCTTCTGCTTCATTTCCGTTTCATCGAGCCCGCTGGAAAGGCAGAACATGGCCAGATCCAGCGCCGGAAGCGTCCCGGCTCTGTTGGGGGTGAAGGGGCCTTCGCCGGCCAGAGCGTTGTTCACGTCTGTGACCTTCCCCTTTTCGTGCAGCCCGACCGAAATACCTCCGCCCAGATGGGCTGCGATGATAGTGATCTCATCATAATTTTTGTTCTTTTCGGCTGCATACTTTCTGGCCACCGCTTTCTGATTTAGGGCGTGAAAAATGCTGCGTCTTTCCAGTTCGGGCATGCCTGAAATACGGGCTACAGGCTTCATCTCGTCCACAACCACGGGATCGACAATATAGGGTTCTGCCCCGGATTTTTCGGCCAGCTCATAGGCGAGAATGCCGCCCAGATTGCTGGCGTGTTCTCCCTGTCGACCGGATTTCAAGTCGGAAAGCATGGCCTCGTTGACTGCATAGGTGCCGCCGGGTATCGGCTTCAAAAGCCCTCCCCGACCGACGACTGCAGCGAGGTTTTCGAGCTCTATCTCCGATTCTTCGATAAAATCTGTGATGTATTCAAGCCGCAGATCTTTTTGCTCTACCACCGAGTCAAAACTTTCCAGTTCCTGACTATCATGCTCGATAGTTCGGCTCATAATCTCCCGCACGCCGGAACTGTCACCAGCAAAAAAAGCTATCTTGCTGGATGTCGAACCGGGGTTTACTGCCAGAATTTTTTGCTCGTCGTTCATAACAATCCCTGCCTTTATCTGGTGATGTGATTGCAGCGGACATTTTTTATTCTTTCGATTCTTTCTTCGGCCATGATGTCCGCAGCTTTATGGGTTGGTATATTATCGCGACTGCTGATCTTAAATATTTTGCGCATTCTATCATATATCCCGGCCGCCGTATCCAGAGCTTCTTCTCGATCATAACCTTTCATTTCATGGTAGACGTTGATGAGACCGCCGGCATTGCTGACATAATCAGGAGCATAGAGTATATCCTTATCATCGAGTATGCTGCTGTGGCGATCCTCTGCCAGTATATTGTTGGCCCCGCCACAGACTATATCACATCTGAGTTCCGGAATGGTCTCATCGTTTATAACCCCGCCCAGCGCGGAGGGAGAGAATATATCGCAGTCCACTCCATAAATTTCTTCCGGATCGACCGCCTCAGCCTGAAATTCCTCCTGGACTTTTTTGGCCTTATCTTCATCGATATCGGTAACAACCAGCTCTGCTCCGGCCTCAAAGAGGTTCTGACAGAGATAATAACCGACGCTGCCCACGCCCTGAACGGCCACAGTTTTACCGGATAAATCGGTGCTGCCGTAAACCTCCTCGGCGCTGGCCTTCATGGCCTGGATGACTCCAAAGGCGGTTACCGGAGATGGGTCGCCGCTGATGCTGGGAAGTCCCACCACATGATCGGTCTCCTGATTGACAATGGCCATGTCGTCGACGCTGGTGTTGACATCCACGGCGGTGATATATCTTCCCTGCAGGCTCTGGACATAGCGCCCAAAAGCCCTCCAGAGCTCCTCGCTTTTATCCTCTCCGGCATCACCGATTATGACAGCCTTACCGCCGCCCAGATTCAGGCCAGCCGCGGCAGCTTTATAGGTCATTCCCTCTGCCAGCCGCATGACATCTTTTATGGCTTCATCCTCGGTATCATACTGCAGCATTCTGGTGCCGCCTAAAGCCGGCCCCAGAGTTGTATCATGTATGCAGATGATCGCCTTCAGGCCGGAGGTTTTATCGTAGTTAAAGACCAGCTGCTCATAATCTTTTTCTTCCATCCAGTTGAAAACCTGAGACATTTTTGACCCCTCCTTTAATTATTGGGTCTTCTCCATATCAGCTGTTTCGGGGAAGAGCCTAATTTTTGACCTCAGTTTGAGCCACCAGCTTGGCCAGAGCGATAGAGTTGAATTTTGTTTCGGCTGAATCTGCCCGGGAGGACACGACCGCCGGAACCTCAGCCCCCATGACCACGCTGGCCGCTCTGACTTCACCGTAATAAATCAGGGCTTTGTAGAGCACATTGCCGACCTCGATATTGGGAACTAATAAAATGTCAGCCCTGCCCGCCACCGGACTCTCGATACCTTTGTGTTCGGCGGCTTCTTTAGAAATTGCATTATCGAGGGCCAGAGGTCCATCGACAGTACAATCGGCCAGCTGACCTCTATCGGACATTTTGCTCAAAATAGCGGCTTCTTCGGTAACCGGCATATTATCATTGACTTTTTCCACCGCTGCCAGCGGAGCCACCCGCGGGTTTTCCAGCCCGGCTCTGCGGGCCAGTTCGACCGAGTTTCTGATTATGTCGGCTTTTTCAGCCAGCGAAGGCGATATATTCATGCCGGCATCGGATAAAAACACCATTTTTCGACCGAATTTATTCAGCTCCATAAGCGTCACCAGGCTTAAAAGCCGGTCCGTTTTGAAACCGTATCGACTGTCGAGGAAAGATCTCAAAATCAGGCTGGTGCCGAGAAGACCCTTCATGGGGAAGTCCGCCTCACCCCGGGCCACGCGTTCAACCGCATTATCGGCTGCCTTTTTTTTGCTGTCGACGCCGATGATCTCAAAGGAGCCGGGTTCCGCTCCCAGCTCTCTCAAAAACGCGGCAATCTTCTCCTCATCGCCGATTAGCACCGGTTCTATGATCCCTTTCTCGGCCGCTCTCAGCACAGCTTCGAGCACAACTTTATCGCCGGCGGCCGCTACTGTCATGCGGGCTGCCGGTTTCTCCGCTGCCTCCTGAATCAGTTCATTCATATCCTCGTACATTTTATCCCTTATCTGGCTTTTGTTATTCCCGGACATTGATGACCTCCTGTTTTTATCAGTCCAAGTTTAGCTCTCCTTTGCCTATCGTCCTGGTAACCTTAATTTTTTCCATCCTATTTTCGGCCAGCCTGCGGGCGGCCTGATCGGTGGGTATGTCTCTTTCATCAGCCAGTTCGAAGATATTCAAAAGCTGATCATAGATGCGCTCTGTCTTTTTCATCATTCTCTCCTGATCAAAGCCGTCGGGTTCGAGCTCATCGCAGACAAGTATCATACCGCCGGCATTGATGACAAAATCGGGAGCGTAGAGAATATCTTTTTCCCTCAACTTATGGCCAAAATTCTCTTCAGCCAGGACATTGTTGGCAGCTCCCGCTATGATATCGCACTTAAACCTCTCGATGGTATCCTCATTGACCACCGCCCCTAATGCATTGGGCGAGAAAATATCGCAGTCAACATCATAAATCTCCTCCGGTTCGACGATCTCGACGCCCAGCCCCGAGGCTCTTTTTATCCTCTCGCTGGAGACATCAGTGCCGATAACTTCTGCTCCTTCATCCTGCAGATGCTTAATCAGTTTGAAACCGACCTTCCCCAGGCCCTGAACTGCAATCTTCTTTCCCTCCAGGCTTTTCTCTCCATAAAGGTACTGACAGCAGGCCTTGAGACCGAGATATGTCCCGTAAGCTGTGGGAACAGAGGAGTCTCCACCGCCGCCGTACTCTTCCGGCAGCGCCCCCACATAGGGGGTCTCCTTTCTCATCAGGACAAAGTCTTCAGGTTGAGTGCCCACATCGGTCCCGGTGATATAACGACCGTTCAAAGCATCGATATAACGGCCCAGGGCGCGAAAAAGACCTTCGGTGCGGTGTGTTTCGGGATCGCCCCAGATAACTGTCTTGCCGCCGCCGAAGTCCTCGCCGGCTACAGCCGACTTATAGGTCATACCCCGGGACAACCTGATCACATCTTCAACAGCCTGCTCCTCGCTTTCATAATCCAGCATTCTGCAGCCGCCCAGAGCTGGCCCCAAAATTGTGTTATTGATGCCTATAATTCCCTTCAGATCATTTTCGTTCTCCTGCACGAATATCAGCTGTTCCTGGTCATTTTCTTCCATCTTCTCAAAAATACCCACAGCAATCCCCCCGGATGAAAAACATTTTTTATTCTTGAAAATATGGAGAAAGACCATAAATATTGGATCTTCCTGTCTTCAGCTGGCAAATAGGTGTTTAAAAAATTGCGCGGGAAAAGTCGACCTGGATGCTGCTCATTTAATTAGCATGCAAGCTTCATGCCAAAAGGCCGGAAAGAAAATACCCATAAGCTTTCAGAGGTAAATTTGCTGGACAACAGGAAAAAAGTCCAGACATAAGGGAGTTAAAAGCTGGAGAAGGGAAAATTTTGTTACAAAAATCCATCACAGGGGACAAAGTTCTTCCGATCGGCTGTATTTAAGCCTGAAAAAGCCTGAATAAACGGTAATTAAACCTGAAAAGATGTGCAGACCTGAAAATCCTTGCAGGCATGTTCTTTCAGGTTTTCAATTATAAATTATGGGCTGGCTGATAACCCGGTCAATCGATACCGTATTTATCCATCTTATAATAGAGACTGCGAACGGATATGCCGAGTTTCTCGGCTGCTTTTTTGCGGCTGCCCTCGGTGCTGTTCAAAGCTTCGATGATTAAATTTTTCTCGGTCTCGTCCATAATTTCTTTGAGGGAGCGATCCTCCAGCGAGGAGGGAATTCTATCGGTGGCTGCTTCCGGGGGTTGATCTCTTATTTCCAGTCCGGGCAGATGTTCCGGCCTGATAATCTCTTCTTCCATCTGCATATGAATCATGGCCTGGCCGATAACATTTTCCAGCTCTCTGACATTACCCGGCCAGTGATATTCGGTAAGCTTTTCGATCACCTCAGATGTGCAATCCTCAACCGCCCGGCCGTACTCCTGATTGAACTTTCTGATGATATTGTGAACCAGCGGGGGAATATCTTCCTTTCTTTCCCGCAGAGGTGGGATGGTCAGAGGAAAGACATTGAGCCTGTAGTAGAGATCTTCTCTGAATTCGCCCTTCTGTACAGCTCTTTCCAGATTCACATTGGTGGCCATAATCATCCGCACATCGACGTTGAGTGGATGAGTGCCGCCGACCCGGATTATCTCCTTTTCCTGCAGAACCCTGAGGAGTTTGATCTGCAGGTTTTTGCTGATCTTGCCGATCTCATCCAGAAATATTGTTCCGCCGTCAGCTTCCTCAAACAGTCCTTTTTTGCCACCCTCTTTTGCTCCGGTAAAAGCTCCTTCCTCATAGCCAAAAAGTTCGCTTTCCAGAAGATTATCGGCCAGCGAATTGCAGTTAACCCTGACAAATTTATAATCGCCGCGATCGCTCCTGTTGTGGATGGCGTGGGCGAATAATTCTTTGCCCGTGCCGCTTTCTCCTCGCAAAAGCACGGTGGCCGGAGTGCGCGAGGCTTTTTTGGCCCTGTTTATGACAGCCCGCATGGTGTCGCTGCTGCCGACGATATCCTCAAAACTGTACCGGGCCTGGAGTTCTCTCAGCTTCCTTTTGGCTTCGTCCAGCTCCCTCGTCAGCCGTTTTATCTGGGAAACATCGTGAATTACTCCCACGCTTCCCTTGAGTTCGCCATCAACTTTTATAGGGGCTACATCGACTATGACCTCTTTTTTCTGCGGCCCCACCTTAAGCCTTTCTCCCCTCACGGGTTCTTCGGTTTCCAGCACCTGATAGTGCATACTCTCGCCCTCGGCAATATCTACATCGGCCGGTTTGCCGATCACATCCTCCTCGGTAAGACCTGTAAGTCGTGTATAGGCCGGATTTATCAGTATGCCCTGGCCATCACTGTCAACCACCGAGATGGCGTCCTGAGTGGAGTTGATTATGGCTTTCAGCATGCTCCTGACTTCCTTTAAGTCGGTGATCTCCTCGGCCAGTTCCACCACCTCGGTTTTGTCGCGGAAAACTGCCGCCGCTCCGATTATCTCGCCATTTTGATCTCTAACCGGAACTCTGTTGGTCACTATGGTTATATCGCCCACTTCCTGGGTTTTCTGCAGCTCAGCCCTGCCGCTTTCCAGGATAATATGGAGGCGGGTGTTGGGAATGACATCTCTGACATGTCTGTTGAGCACTTCCTGGCGGGGGATCTGCAGAATTTTCTCAGCAGCCTGATTGTACAACTCCACCCGATAATCGCTGTCGATAGCTATCATGCCATCATGGGTGGAATTGATGATAACATCTTTTTTTAAATTTTCTCTCCTCAACCTCTCGAGTTCTTCCTGGAGATTCAGGATTTTTTTGGATTCGGCCATAATTTACCCCCTGTCAACCGGAGCGGTTTTAAGGCCTGAATTTTCCGATTTTATGATATCATAAGGATGATGTATAGTAAAATTAATGAGTTTACAGACTCTTGAGCATCTGCTGATCGAGAGCATCAAGAAGGTTGCAGGCATCAACGAAGCACACAGATTAAGCGATAAAAGCCGCCCCGGAGGGCGGCCATTATCGAAAAAGCTAGAATATAACTTCTCCAATCAGGTCATGGTTGCTACCATAACAGCTTTGATGGTATGCATTCTATTTTCGGCCTGGTCAAAAACTCTGGCATGCCTGCTTTCAAAAACTTCATCGGTGACTTCCATCTCCTCCAGTCCGTATTCCTCGTAAACTTTCTGTCCGATCTCGGTATCGGTATTGTGATAGGCCGGCAGACAGTGAAGGAAGATGATATCGTCGTTTTCGGTCTGCTCGAGCATCTCTCTATCGACCTGATAGGGGCTTAAAAGCTCGATTCTTTCCCGCATGCGGGCCTCTTCGCCCATCGATATCCAGACGTCCGTGTAGATGGCATCGGCGCCGGTCACATCCTCTGCCGGTTCATCTCCGATGCTGATTTCAGCCCCGGAACCTTCGGCAATCTCCCGACATTCCTCCACCAGCTCATCATCCGGCCAGAGTTCTTCAGGAGAAGTGATCGCATAATCAACGCCCATCAGCGCCGAACCGACCATGAGTGAGTTGGCCATGTTGTTGCGGCCATCACCGGCGAAAACAAGTTTTAAGTCTCTCAGTCGGCCGAAGTTTTCCCTCAGAGTCATCAGATCTGCCAGTACCTGGGTTGGATGGAATTTGTCGGTGAGTCCATTCCAGACCGGCACTCCCGCCTCACTGCCCAGAATTTCGACGCTTTCGTGTTCGAATCCTCGAAACTGAATTCCGTCAAAATATCGTCCCAGCACCCTGGCTGTATCGGCCACGGTCTCCTTTTTTCCCAGCTGGATATCGTTTTTGCCCAGAAACTCGGTGCTGGCCCCCTCGTCGCTGGCGGCCACCGCAAATGAGCAGCGGGTGCGGGTGGATGGTTTCTCAAAAAGCAGGGCTATGTTTGTACCTTCGAGCTGCCTGCCCATTATACCTGCCCGCTTTTTGCGTTTGAGATCCCGGGATAAATCGAGAAGATATTCGATCTCAGCAGGGGTGAAATCGAGCAGTTTGAGAAAGTTGCGTCCGGTTAAATTTTTTGGCATCAAAATCACTCCAGAATATATAATTTATGTAAAAGAACATTTTTGGCTGTGGATAATTTCTTTTCGCCTGGCTGCCTGGACCTGAGCTATTACCTGCGAACAATTTATCTAGCGACAGGACTCGATATTTTCCCTGATAAGAGGCATCGTCATGCACCTGGGTCCGCCCCGGCCGCGGGAAAGTTCCGAACTGGGAATAACCTCAACCTCAACTCCGCTCTCCTTCAAAAGCCTGTTGGTGACATAGTTGCGAGAATATACCACCACTTTACCCGGCGCTACCGCCAGGGTATTGGAACCATCATTCCACTGCTCCCGCCTGCCGTTTATGGGATCTCCATCGGCGCATCTGATAAGCTTTATCTCCTCGAGGTCCAGATAATTTTTGAGAATTTCCTCAAGTTCCGCCCTCTCCTCGCTTATTCTCAGCTCATCGTCCTCTGCTATTCTCAGCGAATATACCTGCAGAGGACCTTCTATTTCGGCATGAATTGTAAAAATATCGTGATCGACCATCGTAAAGACGGTATCGAGGTGCATAAAGGCCCGGCGTGCGGGAATTTTAAAAGCCAGCACTGTTGTGAAGCGCTCGTATTTTAAAACCCGGCGCGAAAACTTTTCGATGGCCTCCGGACTCGATCTCTCGGAAATACCCGCGGCCAGCACTTCTTCATTTAAAACAAGAAGATCGCCGCCTTCCAGAGTGGATTCCTCATAACGGCTGTACCAGCGGGGAATATCGAGCTCACGAAAATCAGGATGGAAGTTGAATATGTACTCGGCAAATATGGTTTCGCGGTTGCGGGTCGCAAATTTCATCCGATTTAAACTTATACCGCTGCCGATTACGGCAAAGGGATCGCGGGTAAAATAAAGATTGGGCATGGGCTCGAGCAGAAAAGGATGGTCTGCCTCGACCATATCGGCTAAAGATCTGTTTTTTAACCCCGCTATTTCCTCTTTGCGGACACCGGCCATAAGAGTTTTTATCAGTTCCAGATCATCGAAATCCTGCAAAAAATCCAGCAGCATTTCCCGGCGGCTGAGATTGACAATTCCCGCTTCGTCAAGAAAATGTTCCAAAAATCTCTGTCTAACCCGGGAATCAATCAGCGATTCAGCCATAAGCTGCTCCAGATAACAAACCTCAACGCCGCTGCGGGATAAAACTCCGGCAAACTCGTCGTGTTCCCGCCGGGCTACCCTGAGAAAAGGAATATCATCGAATAAAAGCCTCTCCAGCATTTCCGGAGTTAATTTTTCCAGCTCCGGGCCGGGTCTGTGCAGGAGAACTTTCTCGAGCGGACCGATCTCCGAATAAACCTCGAGCGGACTAAAATTCATGGACTAACCCCCCAGCTGGATATCTGACGCTGTTAAAATTTTTCGCTCAGCCGTCAAAAAACCGATCAAACGGAGGGCCAGATATCCAGTTCCTCCCTGAGTTTTTCCAGGTTGGGGCCGAATAACTCCTGGATACGCTCGGGAATGCTGTTATATATTTCTGCTATAAAAATATCATGGGTTATGAAATTTTCAGCCATCATCATAAAAGCCTGGTTTTGCGTCCAGACAGCTTCAGGTTTCTGCTGGCCAAAAGAACCGAAAAAAGCCTCCTGCCTGTCGGCTACGGCGGTCAACCACCTGCCTTTTTCCCGGGCTTCTTCCTGCATCCCTTCCATGCGGTGATGGTATACCCTGCCCGGCAGCTGCTCCCTTTCACCATAATATACCTGCAGAATATTGACCCCGCTCTCAGCAGCCGAGTTTAGAAGCGGAAAAATTTCGTCCAGTTCTTCCTCCCAGACCTCGATTAAAAGCCTCTTTTCGGCTCCGTCAATGACCTCTCTCACCTTTTCAAAGCAGCTCTGCCGCCCCTTTAAATGCCACATATAATCCACTTCCGGCTGTTCCTGCTGCTTTTTGAGCTCTTCTTCCAGCACCGTGAGCGAGCTTTCGATGCGGGTGCGGTGCCGGTTTATAAATTCGGTCAGCGGCAGGGCTGAATATAAAACGGGATTTTCCCCCTGGGATATGACAAACCCTTCCTCGACCAGGCGATTGACGGTTTCGTAAATTTTGGACTGCGGGACGCCTGATCTTTTGCTTATCTCATAGGCGCTTATCTCCTGATGTTCGATAAGTGTCATATAAGTTTTGGCCTCATATTTATTGAAGCCGAGTTCGGACATTTTTTCCAGTATCAATTCTTCGCTGCTGCTGGCCGTCATGAAAACTTCTCCTTCCAGTTTGTCGAACGCAGATATTGTCTGGCTTTAAAATGATTTAAATTATTGATCTACTTCAAACCTCATCCTCTCGGCTATTTCGGCTATGAATTGAGAGTTGGGGGGACAATCTCCGCTCGCATCGTGTTTGTTGGCAAAGTATTTTTCCAGCTCCTCCCTGTTGCCATTTTCCCAGACGACATCGACGGCATGTCTTATGGCTCTTTCAACTCTGCTGGAGGTGGTGTCGAATTCCTCGGCCACCTGTGGATATAACTTTTTGGTCACAGCCCCCAAAAGCTCGACTTCCTCAATCACGAGACCGATAGCCTCTTTTAAATAGAGATATCCTTTGATATGAGCCGGAACACCGAGATTATGAAGAACTTCGCTGATCTTTTTCTCGAGATTAATCTCGTTCTCATCGTTATCCTGCTGACCATCATTCAGATCGATAACAGCCAGCTTTTTTTCCACCTGTTGATTATTCAACTGCACCATTTCTTTTATTCTTTTTTTCAGGTCAGAAAAAGAAAAAGGCTTTAAAACATAATAATCAACCCCCAGCTGACTGAGCCTGGCGGCTACATTTTCCTTCATGAAAGCTGAGACCACGATAACGGTCAGATCATCTTTCAATTCGGCAGCGTCCAGTCTTTCCATAACTCCGATACCATCAATGTGAGGTAAAATAAGATCGAGAATAAGCACATCAATGCTGTTTTCTCTGATCATATTTAGCCCTTTTTCCCCGTCGTGAGCAACACCAACCACATTAAACTCATCCCTGTCGGTAAAATAATCCTGAAAAACCTGACATAGCCTCCTGTTGTCCTCAACCATCAGCATATCGATCACTTCGTTCATATTTAAGCTGCCCCCTTATACCTTATGCAAAGATCCGTCTGGACTGATCCGAATCGATCTGTTTAATAAAAAATTAAGCACCTCTGTCGCTTTTTATCCTCTCCGCCCTGGCAAGCATCTCCTCGGCGTGTTCGAAACCGGTGCTGCTCTCTTCTCTGCCGCTTAACATCCTCGATAGCTCTGTCTTTCTCTCCTCTTTGTCCAGCGATTCGACCTCTGTGGCCACTGTCTCTTTTTCACTGTCAGTCTCTTTTTCGATGTAAAAATGCCTGTCGGCCATGCTGGCCAGCTGAGGCAGATGGGTTATGCTGATGACCTGATGTCTTA
Coding sequences within:
- the spo0A gene encoding sporulation transcription factor Spo0A, which produces MNEVIDMLMVEDNRRLCQVFQDYFTDRDEFNVVGVAHDGEKGLNMIRENSIDVLILDLILPHIDGIGVMERLDAAELKDDLTVIVVSAFMKENVAARLSQLGVDYYVLKPFSFSDLKKRIKEMVQLNNQQVEKKLAVIDLNDGQQDNDENEINLEKKISEVLHNLGVPAHIKGYLYLKEAIGLVIEEVELLGAVTKKLYPQVAEEFDTTSSRVERAIRHAVDVVWENGNREELEKYFANKHDASGDCPPNSQFIAEIAERMRFEVDQ
- a CDS encoding TrmB family transcriptional regulator, encoding MTASSSEELILEKMSELGFNKYEAKTYMTLIEHQEISAYEISKRSGVPQSKIYETVNRLVEEGFVISQGENPVLYSALPLTEFINRHRTRIESSLTVLEEELKKQQEQPEVDYMWHLKGRQSCFEKVREVIDGAEKRLLIEVWEEELDEIFPLLNSAAESGVNILQVYYGEREQLPGRVYHHRMEGMQEEAREKGRWLTAVADRQEAFFGSFGQQKPEAVWTQNQAFMMMAENFITHDIFIAEIYNSIPERIQELFGPNLEKLREELDIWPSV
- a CDS encoding 4Fe-4S dicluster domain-containing protein gives rise to the protein MENKKVVIDDECCKGCELCTDVCPVEIISMAEDRINNQGYHPAEVDDEDQEDCTSCTLCYQICPDVCIEIYKE
- a CDS encoding Leu/Phe/Val dehydrogenase, yielding MGIFEKMEENDQEQLIFVQENENDLKGIIGINNTILGPALGGCRMLDYESEEQAVEDVIRLSRGMTYKSAVAGEDFGGGKTVIWGDPETHRTEGLFRALGRYIDALNGRYITGTDVGTQPEDFVLMRKETPYVGALPEEYGGGGDSSVPTAYGTYLGLKACCQYLYGEKSLEGKKIAVQGLGKVGFKLIKHLQDEGAEVIGTDVSSERIKRASGLGVEIVEPEEIYDVDCDIFSPNALGAVVNEDTIERFKCDIIAGAANNVLAEENFGHKLREKDILYAPDFVINAGGMILVCDELEPDGFDQERMMKKTERIYDQLLNIFELADERDIPTDQAARRLAENRMEKIKVTRTIGKGELNLD
- the argF gene encoding ornithine carbamoyltransferase: MPKNLTGRNFLKLLDFTPAEIEYLLDLSRDLKRKKRAGIMGRQLEGTNIALLFEKPSTRTRCSFAVAASDEGASTEFLGKNDIQLGKKETVADTARVLGRYFDGIQFRGFEHESVEILGSEAGVPVWNGLTDKFHPTQVLADLMTLRENFGRLRDLKLVFAGDGRNNMANSLMVGSALMGVDYAITSPEELWPDDELVEECREIAEGSGAEISIGDEPAEDVTGADAIYTDVWISMGEEARMRERIELLSPYQVDREMLEQTENDDIIFLHCLPAYHNTDTEIGQKVYEEYGLEEMEVTDEVFESRHARVFDQAENRMHTIKAVMVATMT
- the buk gene encoding butyrate kinase, which translates into the protein MNDEQKILAVNPGSTSSKIAFFAGDSSGVREIMSRTIEHDSQELESFDSVVEQKDLRLEYITDFIEESEIELENLAAVVGRGGLLKPIPGGTYAVNEAMLSDLKSGRQGEHASNLGGILAYELAEKSGAEPYIVDPVVVDEMKPVARISGMPELERRSIFHALNQKAVARKYAAEKNKNYDEITIIAAHLGGGISVGLHEKGKVTDVNNALAGEGPFTPNRAGTLPALDLAMFCLSSGLDETEMKQKLTGESGVMGYLGTNDMKEVEKRAAEGDDEAKLVFDAMVYQVAKEIASLAPAAEEPVEAILLTGGIAHSSDFVSGVEERVEFIAPVHLYPGEEEMKSLAEGANRVLMGQESARQYE
- the arcA gene encoding arginine deiminase; amino-acid sequence: MNFSPLEVYSEIGPLEKVLLHRPGPELEKLTPEMLERLLFDDIPFLRVARREHDEFAGVLSRSGVEVCYLEQLMAESLIDSRVRQRFLEHFLDEAGIVNLSRREMLLDFLQDFDDLELIKTLMAGVRKEEIAGLKNRSLADMVEADHPFLLEPMPNLYFTRDPFAVIGSGISLNRMKFATRNRETIFAEYIFNFHPDFRELDIPRWYSRYEESTLEGGDLLVLNEEVLAAGISERSSPEAIEKFSRRVLKYERFTTVLAFKIPARRAFMHLDTVFTMVDHDIFTIHAEIEGPLQVYSLRIAEDDELRISEERAELEEILKNYLDLEEIKLIRCADGDPINGRREQWNDGSNTLAVAPGKVVVYSRNYVTNRLLKESGVEVEVIPSSELSRGRGGPRCMTMPLIRENIESCR
- a CDS encoding sigma-54 interaction domain-containing protein is translated as MAESKKILNLQEELERLRRENLKKDVIINSTHDGMIAIDSDYRVELYNQAAEKILQIPRQEVLNRHVRDVIPNTRLHIILESGRAELQKTQEVGDITIVTNRVPVRDQNGEIIGAAAVFRDKTEVVELAEEITDLKEVRSMLKAIINSTQDAISVVDSDGQGILINPAYTRLTGLTEEDVIGKPADVDIAEGESMHYQVLETEEPVRGERLKVGPQKKEVIVDVAPIKVDGELKGSVGVIHDVSQIKRLTRELDEAKRKLRELQARYSFEDIVGSSDTMRAVINRAKKASRTPATVLLRGESGTGKELFAHAIHNRSDRGDYKFVRVNCNSLADNLLESELFGYEEGAFTGAKEGGKKGLFEEADGGTIFLDEIGKISKNLQIKLLRVLQEKEIIRVGGTHPLNVDVRMIMATNVNLERAVQKGEFREDLYYRLNVFPLTIPPLRERKEDIPPLVHNIIRKFNQEYGRAVEDCTSEVIEKLTEYHWPGNVRELENVIGQAMIHMQMEEEIIRPEHLPGLEIRDQPPEAATDRIPSSLEDRSLKEIMDETEKNLIIEALNSTEGSRKKAAEKLGISVRSLYYKMDKYGID
- a CDS encoding Glu/Leu/Phe/Val family dehydrogenase, with protein sequence MSQVFNWMEEKDYEQLVFNYDKTSGLKAIICIHDTTLGPALGGTRMLQYDTEDEAIKDVMRLAEGMTYKAAAAGLNLGGGKAVIIGDAGEDKSEELWRAFGRYVQSLQGRYITAVDVNTSVDDMAIVNQETDHVVGLPSISGDPSPVTAFGVIQAMKASAEEVYGSTDLSGKTVAVQGVGSVGYYLCQNLFEAGAELVVTDIDEDKAKKVQEEFQAEAVDPEEIYGVDCDIFSPSALGGVINDETIPELRCDIVCGGANNILAEDRHSSILDDKDILYAPDYVSNAGGLINVYHEMKGYDREEALDTAAGIYDRMRKIFKISSRDNIPTHKAADIMAEERIERIKNVRCNHITR
- a CDS encoding bifunctional enoyl-CoA hydratase/phosphate acetyltransferase; the encoded protein is MSGNNKSQIRDKMYEDMNELIQEAAEKPAARMTVAAAGDKVVLEAVLRAAEKGIIEPVLIGDEEKIAAFLRELGAEPGSFEIIGVDSKKKAADNAVERVARGEADFPMKGLLGTSLILRSFLDSRYGFKTDRLLSLVTLMELNKFGRKMVFLSDAGMNISPSLAEKADIIRNSVELARRAGLENPRVAPLAAVEKVNDNMPVTEEAAILSKMSDRGQLADCTVDGPLALDNAISKEAAEHKGIESPVAGRADILLVPNIEVGNVLYKALIYYGEVRAASVVMGAEVPAVVSSRADSAETKFNSIALAKLVAQTEVKN